One window from the genome of Vibrio vulnificus NBRC 15645 = ATCC 27562 encodes:
- the pgl gene encoding 6-phosphogluconolactonase, whose translation MINHKIYQTAEQVVESLANDMKAFSEMGRPVHISLSGGSTPKMLFKLLASETYATSIQWQNLHFWWGDERCVAPDDAESNYGEANALLFSKLRELSQVSVPAENIHRIRGEEQPEVEAARFAKEMADVIPTDNGTPVFDWILLGVGADGHTASLFPGQTNYDDENLSVLASHPESGQIRVSKTARVLEAAKRISYLVLGAGKADIVEEINSNPAEELPYPAAKIHAKAGLTEWYLDLDAAAKIA comes from the coding sequence ATGATCAATCACAAGATCTACCAAACAGCAGAGCAGGTAGTAGAAAGCCTAGCAAACGACATGAAAGCGTTTAGCGAAATGGGCCGACCTGTTCATATCTCACTTTCTGGTGGCAGCACGCCTAAAATGCTGTTTAAGCTTTTGGCATCAGAAACGTACGCAACCTCCATTCAGTGGCAAAACCTTCATTTTTGGTGGGGTGATGAACGCTGCGTGGCACCAGACGATGCAGAGAGCAACTACGGTGAAGCGAATGCCCTTTTGTTCTCAAAACTAAGAGAATTGAGCCAAGTGAGCGTTCCTGCGGAAAACATCCACCGTATCCGTGGTGAAGAGCAGCCAGAAGTGGAAGCGGCCCGTTTTGCAAAAGAAATGGCAGACGTTATTCCAACCGATAATGGCACACCTGTGTTCGATTGGATCTTGCTTGGTGTAGGCGCAGATGGCCACACGGCGTCGCTTTTCCCAGGTCAAACGAATTATGACGATGAGAACCTGTCAGTATTGGCTTCTCATCCGGAATCTGGACAAATTCGCGTTTCGAAAACGGCACGAGTACTGGAAGCGGCAAAACGCATTAGCTACCTAGTACTGGGTGCCGGTAAAGCGGACATTGTTGAAGAGATCAACAGCAATCCAGCGGAAGAACTTCCTTACCCGGCAGCGAAAATTCATGCGAAAGCAGGGCTGACGGAATGGTATTTAGATTTAGACGCAGCAGCGAAAATCGCTTAA